In Edaphobacter dinghuensis, a genomic segment contains:
- the ubiE gene encoding bifunctional demethylmenaquinone methyltransferase/2-methoxy-6-polyprenyl-1,4-benzoquinol methylase UbiE has translation MAAQQGTPEHQHTTGARPTGTTTDQDAAANVQQMFDTIAPKYDLLNHVLSVGIDRWWWSRAARTFRPILQRPEAVALDLCCGTGDMTLALLKHRPKTGSEAPILAVDFSHQMLSRGAEKFAPHNIIPIEADALHLPIADNSVDLITSAFGFRNLSNYEAGLAELHRILRPGGQIGILDFNQPTGLTGALYNLYFKQILPRFGGLISGDPAAYTYLPNSVARFPSPSRMIELIANAGFINATWTSYTFGTAGLYRATKP, from the coding sequence ATGGCAGCACAACAAGGCACACCCGAGCACCAACACACCACCGGAGCCCGTCCCACCGGTACCACCACCGATCAGGACGCGGCCGCGAACGTCCAGCAGATGTTCGACACCATCGCGCCGAAGTACGACCTGCTCAACCACGTCCTCTCCGTCGGCATCGACCGCTGGTGGTGGTCTCGCGCCGCTCGCACCTTTCGCCCCATCCTCCAGCGCCCCGAAGCGGTAGCCCTCGACCTCTGCTGCGGCACCGGCGACATGACCCTCGCTTTACTCAAGCATCGTCCAAAGACCGGCAGCGAAGCTCCCATCCTCGCCGTAGACTTCTCCCACCAGATGCTCTCCCGCGGAGCCGAGAAGTTCGCACCGCACAACATCATCCCCATCGAAGCCGACGCACTCCACCTCCCCATCGCGGACAACTCCGTCGACCTCATCACCTCGGCCTTCGGCTTCCGCAACCTGAGCAACTACGAAGCGGGCCTAGCCGAACTCCACCGTATCCTCCGGCCAGGTGGCCAGATCGGCATCCTCGACTTCAACCAGCCCACGGGTCTCACCGGAGCGCTCTATAACCTCTACTTCAAGCAGATTCTCCCCCGCTTCGGCGGCCTCATCTCGGGAGACCCCGCCGCCTATACCTATCTCCCCAACTCCGTAGCGCGCTTCCCCAGTCCATCCCGCATGATCGAGTTGATCGCCAACGCAGGTTTCATCAATGCCACCTGGACCAGCTACACCTTCGGCACCGCCGGACTCTACCGTGCCACGAAACCCTGA